A genomic region of Bradyrhizobium sp. ORS 278 contains the following coding sequences:
- a CDS encoding group II truncated hemoglobin, protein MADAGTTETDTSATGPVITPYERIGGAAVIDRLVESFYHRMDTLPEAKTIRDMHGTNLGPIKVVLKRYLSEWLGGPKLYSPEKGHPRLRQRHMGFPIGNAERDAWLLCMRGALDETVADVAARQDVDAAMTKLADWMRNQAGNPHDARAAPP, encoded by the coding sequence ATGGCGGACGCAGGCACGACTGAGACTGACACATCTGCGACAGGGCCGGTGATCACGCCCTATGAGCGGATCGGCGGTGCCGCCGTGATCGATCGCCTGGTCGAGTCGTTCTACCACCGCATGGATACGCTGCCCGAGGCCAAGACGATCCGCGACATGCACGGCACGAACCTCGGACCGATCAAGGTCGTGCTGAAGCGCTATCTCTCGGAATGGCTCGGCGGCCCGAAACTGTACTCGCCCGAGAAGGGCCATCCGCGGCTGCGCCAGCGCCACATGGGATTTCCGATCGGCAACGCCGAGCGCGACGCCTGGCTGCTGTGCATGCGCGGCGCACTCGATGAGACGGTGGCGGATGTGGCGGCCCGGCAGGACGTCGACGCCGCGATGACCAAGCTCGCCGACTGGATGCGCAACCAGGCCGGCAATCCGCATGACGCGCGGGCTGCGCCGCCGTGA
- a CDS encoding iron-sulfur cluster assembly accessory protein: MNFTLTPAAQKFMRMMLRADGAAGAGFRLAVSPGGCSGLAADISVLATPLSGDAVVERDGVKLFLPAESRLLLDGVTIDFADTATQTGLVFHDPKQVSCSSHALKALQD, from the coding sequence ATGAACTTCACGCTCACGCCAGCCGCGCAGAAATTCATGCGCATGATGCTGCGAGCCGACGGCGCCGCCGGCGCCGGCTTCCGCCTCGCGGTGTCGCCGGGCGGCTGCTCGGGTCTCGCCGCCGACATCAGCGTGCTCGCCACGCCGCTCTCCGGAGACGCTGTGGTCGAGCGCGACGGCGTCAAGCTGTTCCTGCCGGCCGAGAGCCGGTTGCTGCTCGATGGCGTCACCATCGATTTCGCTGACACCGCCACCCAGACCGGACTGGTGTTCCATGATCCGAAACAGGTGTCGTGCTCCAGCCATGCCTTGAAGGCGCTGCAGGACTAG
- a CDS encoding 2Fe-2S iron-sulfur cluster-binding protein, with translation MATLTVMPSGKTIEVGEGTTILAALLAADVEIPHKCEGQAKCGSCHIFLQEGRKGVSKVSKLENEKLDSIVGVGSKSRLACQATILGTENVKIELLGFGSGL, from the coding sequence ATGGCAACTCTGACGGTCATGCCCTCTGGAAAGACGATCGAGGTGGGTGAGGGCACCACCATTCTTGCGGCGCTGCTCGCCGCCGACGTCGAGATCCCGCACAAGTGCGAGGGCCAGGCCAAGTGCGGCTCGTGCCACATCTTCCTGCAGGAAGGACGCAAGGGCGTGTCGAAGGTCAGCAAGCTCGAGAACGAGAAGCTCGACAGCATCGTCGGCGTCGGCTCGAAGTCGCGCCTCGCCTGCCAGGCGACAATCCTCGGCACCGAGAACGTCAAGATCGAGCTGCTCGGCTTCGGCTCGGGCCTTTAA
- a CDS encoding nitrogen fixation protein NifZ, with the protein MIEPRMPKYQWGQRVKALIDLVNDGSFPNAPAEAKLVGIGDMGEIVQVGTHTEANMPIYLVEFGEQLVVGCLEEEIVPV; encoded by the coding sequence ATGATCGAACCGCGGATGCCGAAATACCAATGGGGCCAGCGCGTCAAGGCGCTGATCGACCTCGTCAATGACGGCTCGTTCCCGAATGCGCCGGCCGAAGCCAAGCTGGTCGGCATCGGCGACATGGGTGAGATCGTGCAGGTCGGCACCCATACCGAAGCGAACATGCCGATCTACCTCGTCGAGTTCGGCGAACAGCTCGTCGTCGGTTGTCTCGAAGAGGAGATTGTCCCGGTCTAA
- a CDS encoding YfhL family 4Fe-4S dicluster ferredoxin, which translates to MTLKIIASQCTSCSACEPECPNVAISEKNGTFVIDPKKCTECIGHFDEPQCAAVCPVDNTCVIDNSFPRYQPPA; encoded by the coding sequence ATGACTTTGAAGATCATTGCCTCGCAATGCACGAGCTGTTCGGCCTGCGAGCCCGAATGTCCGAACGTGGCGATCTCCGAGAAGAACGGCACCTTCGTGATCGACCCCAAGAAGTGCACCGAGTGCATCGGCCATTTCGACGAGCCGCAATGCGCCGCGGTCTGTCCGGTCGACAACACCTGCGTCATCGACAATTCGTTCCCGCGCTATCAGCCGCCGGCCTGA
- a CDS encoding DUF6156 family protein, translated as MTGTGQDCQFFVSYTGVKLPLRLVTAIAPEQLSNRNTFIRGYFNAAGALTGFEKVVYGEIELTHRYCYHANGALRSAEIVMLDEDPVTLHFDETGAVVAGQDAA; from the coding sequence ATGACGGGTACAGGACAGGACTGCCAGTTCTTCGTCTCGTATACGGGCGTCAAGCTGCCGCTGCGGCTGGTGACGGCGATCGCGCCGGAGCAGCTGTCGAACCGCAACACGTTCATCCGCGGCTATTTCAATGCCGCGGGTGCGCTGACCGGATTCGAGAAGGTGGTCTATGGCGAGATCGAGCTGACGCACCGCTATTGCTACCATGCCAACGGAGCTCTGCGCAGTGCGGAGATCGTCATGCTCGACGAGGATCCGGTGACGTTGCATTTCGATGAGACCGGCGCTGTTGTCGCCGGTCAGGACGCTGCATGA
- a CDS encoding NifU family protein, which produces MLVETQGVVEAPAQMSERERIIRAVIEEVRPNLKRDGGDCELVEIDGNKIMVKLAGACIFCKLASATLEGIQARMIEKLGEFVRLVPVAGAAKARH; this is translated from the coding sequence ATGCTGGTCGAAACCCAGGGCGTCGTCGAAGCGCCGGCTCAGATGAGCGAACGCGAGCGGATCATCCGCGCCGTGATCGAGGAGGTTCGTCCGAACCTCAAGCGCGACGGCGGCGATTGCGAGCTCGTCGAGATCGACGGCAACAAGATCATGGTCAAGCTCGCCGGCGCCTGCATCTTCTGCAAGCTCGCCAGCGCGACCCTGGAAGGCATCCAGGCCCGCATGATCGAGAAGCTCGGCGAGTTCGTCCGTCTGGTTCCGGTGGCCGGCGCTGCGAAGGCGCGGCATTAA
- the nifT gene encoding putative nitrogen fixation protein NifT — protein MKVMIRRSPETGLSIYVPKKDLEEPIVETEHETLWGGWIRIANGWVLELPQMAADTRLPITINARKRGGEGDE, from the coding sequence ATGAAAGTCATGATCCGCCGCTCGCCGGAAACCGGCCTCTCCATCTACGTCCCCAAGAAGGACCTGGAGGAGCCGATCGTCGAGACCGAGCACGAGACCTTGTGGGGCGGCTGGATCCGCATCGCCAATGGCTGGGTGCTCGAGCTGCCGCAGATGGCCGCCGACACGCGGCTGCCGATCACGATCAATGCGCGCAAGCGCGGTGGAGAAGGGGACGAGTGA
- a CDS encoding DUF3024 domain-containing protein, with protein sequence MVAAALKPSFVLPAHPNELDRKRIERALKSRKRYRYVEPTVVPVDEGYQVRSPCCSRNIDKDGGVIDVALLRHDPAKTIWKLFWRDHAQGIWELHSVHQRLTAAVDELNADPERIFWQ encoded by the coding sequence ATGGTGGCAGCCGCGCTCAAGCCCAGCTTTGTCCTGCCCGCGCATCCCAACGAGTTGGATCGCAAGCGGATCGAGCGCGCGCTGAAGTCGCGCAAGCGTTACCGCTATGTCGAGCCGACGGTCGTGCCGGTCGATGAAGGTTATCAGGTCCGCAGTCCATGCTGCTCGCGCAACATCGACAAGGACGGCGGGGTGATCGATGTGGCGCTGCTGCGTCACGACCCCGCGAAGACGATATGGAAGCTGTTCTGGAGAGATCACGCGCAAGGGATCTGGGAGCTGCACAGTGTGCACCAGCGGTTGACGGCGGCGGTCGACGAACTGAACGCCGATCCCGAGCGGATATTCTGGCAGTAG
- a CDS encoding 4Fe4S-binding leucine-rich repeat protein, with translation MSDDIDEAIDWQGHEISCTGCAHEQLSAAGGCKLRHACVHDRYARRIDRFFNWNPALANDYVKHPHFEVRAIAAKHASPFYLPPLLDDPEETVRWNAARRLPKRLVLRLRHDPHREVRIRIATVLDPEDLMPMMMDDDYYVRLVVARRIVPSVLGRMMGDPEAEVRRVVARRIPSDWLLGMISDPDARVRLEIAERLAPDLLTAMRRDPDWRVRHEVASRIPLAEIAELARDEDPLVQEMARGRLDNRSGAAMEKPA, from the coding sequence ATGAGTGACGACATCGACGAAGCCATCGACTGGCAGGGCCACGAGATCAGCTGCACCGGCTGCGCCCACGAGCAGCTGAGCGCGGCCGGTGGCTGCAAGCTCCGCCACGCCTGCGTGCACGACCGCTACGCGCGGCGCATCGACCGCTTCTTCAACTGGAATCCGGCGCTCGCCAACGACTACGTCAAGCATCCGCATTTCGAGGTGCGGGCGATCGCCGCCAAGCATGCGAGCCCGTTCTACTTGCCGCCGCTGCTCGACGATCCCGAGGAGACCGTGCGCTGGAATGCGGCGCGGCGGCTGCCGAAACGGCTGGTACTGCGGCTGCGCCACGACCCACATCGCGAGGTCCGCATCCGCATCGCGACCGTGCTCGATCCCGAAGACCTGATGCCGATGATGATGGACGACGACTATTACGTCCGGCTGGTCGTCGCGCGCCGCATCGTGCCCTCAGTGCTCGGCCGCATGATGGGCGATCCCGAGGCCGAGGTCCGCCGTGTCGTCGCGCGGCGTATCCCGAGCGACTGGCTGCTCGGCATGATCAGCGATCCCGATGCGCGGGTGCGGCTGGAGATCGCCGAGCGCCTGGCGCCCGATCTGCTGACAGCGATGCGTCGGGATCCCGACTGGCGTGTGCGCCATGAGGTCGCGAGCCGCATCCCGCTCGCTGAGATCGCCGAGCTCGCGCGCGACGAAGATCCGCTGGTGCAGGAGATGGCGCGCGGCCGGCTCGACAACCGTTCGGGAGCTGCGATGGAGAAACCGGCATGA
- a CDS encoding nitrogen fixation protein NifZ yields MSNIVRDSEVVELSAPPYFTFGEKVKAKRTIRNDGTYAGKEIGEILAKKGEIGYVVSIGTFLQQFYIYGVEFLESGNRVGMKRKELESTVPRGEAEDELPLPGAYRS; encoded by the coding sequence ATGAGCAACATCGTTCGTGACAGCGAGGTCGTCGAGCTGTCGGCGCCGCCATACTTCACCTTCGGCGAGAAAGTGAAGGCGAAGCGCACGATCCGGAACGACGGCACCTATGCGGGCAAGGAGATCGGCGAGATCCTCGCGAAGAAGGGCGAGATCGGCTACGTCGTCTCGATCGGCACCTTCCTGCAGCAATTCTACATCTACGGCGTCGAGTTTCTCGAAAGCGGAAACCGCGTCGGCATGAAACGCAAGGAGCTCGAATCCACTGTCCCCCGCGGGGAGGCCGAGGACGAGCTGCCGCTGCCGGGAGCGTACAGGTCATGA
- a CDS encoding IS1182-like element ISBrsp2 family transposase: protein MMAKDELFDGLPEQSGPKARELPKGAPRLRVPERNQVELRAVDIDSLIGQDHPARMIWTYVETLDLSELEDRVKARENRPGHPAPSPRLLLALWLYATSDGVGSARALDRLCESHDAYRWLCGGVSLNYHTLSDFRVGCADVLDRLMSEHLAALSEAGLVDLDTLAQDGVRIRANAGASSFRREARLQQKLAEATEVVEELKREVDADPEASNRRIRAARERAAREHKQKVEAAQAALEEIKRKRQKLEEKGGNGKKPKEPRASTTDPQARRMKMADAGFRPAYNVQVVSAAAAMIVVAIDIDNNGSDGGLMRPMLERLRDKLQRLPRRYLVDGGYCRGDDIEWAHGQNIEIYCPPRSQKSGVDPYLPRDTDGPGVAAWRARMASEAGKAQYQLRSLCECIHARWRNWDLRQVTVRGIDKVRAVVSWYAFTNNLLQGLHLIACQKAAS, encoded by the coding sequence ATGATGGCTAAGGACGAGCTTTTCGATGGATTGCCGGAGCAGTCGGGTCCCAAAGCGCGGGAGCTTCCGAAGGGTGCGCCTCGTCTGCGGGTTCCGGAGCGCAACCAGGTCGAGCTGCGCGCGGTCGATATCGACAGCCTGATCGGGCAGGATCATCCGGCGCGGATGATCTGGACCTATGTCGAGACGCTCGACCTGAGCGAGTTGGAAGACCGAGTGAAGGCGCGGGAGAACAGGCCTGGTCATCCGGCACCGTCGCCACGCCTTTTGCTGGCGCTCTGGCTCTATGCCACCAGCGACGGCGTCGGCAGTGCTCGGGCGCTGGATCGCCTGTGCGAGAGCCATGATGCCTATCGCTGGCTGTGTGGCGGGGTATCGCTGAACTATCACACGCTATCGGACTTCCGCGTCGGCTGTGCCGATGTGCTCGACCGCCTGATGAGCGAACATCTGGCGGCGTTGAGCGAGGCCGGGCTGGTCGATCTCGATACGCTGGCACAGGACGGGGTGCGGATCCGCGCCAATGCGGGGGCCAGCTCGTTCCGGCGCGAAGCGAGGCTGCAGCAGAAGCTGGCGGAAGCAACGGAGGTGGTGGAAGAGCTCAAGCGGGAAGTCGATGCAGATCCAGAAGCCAGCAACCGGCGCATCCGCGCGGCGCGTGAGCGCGCCGCACGCGAGCATAAACAGAAGGTCGAAGCGGCGCAGGCGGCGCTGGAGGAGATCAAGCGCAAGCGCCAGAAGCTCGAGGAAAAAGGCGGTAACGGCAAGAAGCCGAAGGAGCCTCGGGCCTCCACCACCGATCCGCAGGCGCGGCGGATGAAGATGGCCGATGCCGGCTTCCGTCCCGCCTACAACGTGCAGGTCGTCAGCGCTGCAGCTGCGATGATCGTGGTCGCAATCGACATCGACAACAACGGATCAGACGGCGGCCTGATGCGACCGATGCTGGAGCGGCTGCGCGACAAGCTGCAACGCCTGCCCAGGCGCTACCTCGTCGATGGCGGATACTGCCGTGGCGACGACATCGAATGGGCGCATGGCCAGAACATCGAGATCTACTGTCCGCCGCGCTCGCAAAAAAGCGGTGTTGATCCTTATCTGCCCCGAGATACCGATGGCCCTGGTGTGGCGGCCTGGCGAGCGCGCATGGCGAGCGAAGCCGGCAAGGCTCAGTATCAGCTCCGCTCGCTGTGCGAATGCATCCACGCCCGCTGGCGCAACTGGGACCTCCGGCAAGTGACGGTACGCGGCATCGACAAGGTTCGCGCCGTCGTGAGCTGGTACGCGTTCACCAACAACCTTCTGCAAGGATTGCACCTCATCGCCTGTCAAAAAGCAGCATCATAG
- the nifB gene encoding nitrogenase cofactor biosynthesis protein NifB, with amino-acid sequence MDASVQHEQATIPDGDKLSSVMQTIAEHKGCGTSGGSGKASCGSGAGENDLPPEIWEKVKNHPCYSEEAHHHYARMHVAVAPACNIQCNYCNRKYDCANESRPGVVSEKLSPEQAAKKVLAVASTIPQMTVLGIAGPGDPLANPEKTFKTFELIARTAPDIKLCLSTNGLALPDHVDTIAGFNVDHVTITINMVDPEIGAKIYPWVFWKHKRYTGVEAAKLLTDRQLQGLEMLTERGILCKVNSVMIPGVNDKHLVEVNKAVKSRGAFLHNIMPLISSPEHGTVFGLTGQRGPTAQELKALQDECEGEMNMMRHCRQCRADAVGLLGEDRSAEFTTDKIMAMEVNYDIDSRKAYQEAVESERVAKVVARQEELASLAGQSSDVKLLVAVATKGSGLINEHFGHAKEFQVYELSTAGAKFVGHRRVDLYCQGGYGDEDSLETVIRAINDCHAVFVAKIGGCPKSDLQAAGIEPVDQFAHEFIEKSAIAWFKSYLDKVNSGEIEHVVRGDAEIRQGALTSAA; translated from the coding sequence ATGGACGCGTCAGTGCAGCACGAACAGGCGACGATACCGGACGGCGACAAGCTGAGCTCGGTGATGCAGACCATCGCAGAACATAAGGGCTGCGGCACCTCGGGCGGCAGCGGCAAAGCGAGCTGCGGCTCGGGCGCCGGCGAGAACGACCTCCCGCCGGAGATCTGGGAGAAGGTGAAGAACCATCCCTGCTACAGCGAGGAGGCGCATCACCACTACGCGCGCATGCATGTCGCCGTGGCGCCCGCCTGCAACATCCAGTGCAACTATTGCAATCGCAAATATGACTGCGCCAACGAGTCGCGTCCGGGCGTCGTCAGCGAGAAGCTCTCGCCGGAGCAGGCTGCCAAGAAGGTGCTCGCGGTCGCCTCGACCATTCCGCAGATGACCGTGCTCGGCATCGCCGGCCCCGGCGATCCGCTCGCCAACCCCGAGAAGACCTTCAAGACGTTCGAGCTGATCGCGCGCACCGCGCCCGACATCAAGCTCTGCCTGTCGACCAACGGCCTCGCGCTGCCCGACCATGTCGACACCATCGCCGGCTTCAACGTCGACCACGTCACCATCACCATCAACATGGTCGATCCCGAGATCGGCGCCAAGATCTATCCCTGGGTGTTCTGGAAGCACAAGCGCTACACCGGCGTCGAGGCGGCCAAGCTGCTGACCGACCGCCAGCTGCAGGGCCTGGAGATGCTGACCGAGCGCGGCATCCTCTGCAAGGTCAACTCGGTGATGATCCCCGGCGTCAACGACAAGCACCTCGTCGAGGTCAACAAGGCGGTGAAGTCGCGCGGCGCCTTCCTGCACAACATCATGCCGCTGATCTCCTCGCCGGAGCATGGCACCGTGTTCGGCCTGACCGGCCAGCGCGGCCCGACCGCGCAGGAGCTGAAGGCGCTGCAGGACGAGTGCGAAGGCGAGATGAACATGATGCGGCACTGCCGCCAGTGCCGCGCCGACGCCGTCGGCCTGCTCGGCGAGGACCGCTCGGCGGAGTTCACCACCGACAAGATCATGGCGATGGAAGTGAACTACGACATCGACAGCCGCAAGGCCTATCAGGAGGCGGTCGAGAGCGAGCGTGTCGCCAAGGTCGTTGCCCGCCAGGAGGAGCTTGCCTCGCTCGCCGGCCAGTCCAGCGACGTCAAGCTGCTGGTCGCGGTCGCGACCAAGGGCTCGGGCCTGATCAACGAGCATTTCGGCCACGCCAAGGAGTTCCAGGTCTACGAACTCTCCACGGCCGGTGCGAAGTTCGTCGGTCACCGCCGTGTCGACCTGTACTGCCAGGGCGGTTATGGCGACGAGGACAGCCTGGAGACCGTGATCCGCGCCATCAACGACTGCCATGCGGTGTTCGTGGCCAAGATCGGCGGCTGCCCGAAGAGCGACCTGCAGGCCGCCGGCATCGAGCCGGTCGACCAGTTCGCCCACGAGTTCATCGAGAAGTCGGCGATCGCCTGGTTCAAGAGCTACCTGGACAAGGTCAACAGCGGCGAGATCGAGCACGTCGTGCGCGGGGACGCCGAGATCCGCCAGGGCGCCCTGACCTCGGCGGCGTGA
- a CDS encoding DegT/DnrJ/EryC1/StrS aminotransferase family protein, whose translation MMKPYLVHDADRQEQDEAELTPVEASFIPLSDPDITTAEIAAVDAALRSPRLSHGPLVEEFEAAFAAYLGRKYAIAVPSGTLGLVLVLRGLGIGPGDEVIASSYSFREVAHAISIVGAKPVFADIDYYSGTLAPSKIEARITPQTKAILAGNTNGHPAKWSELQAIAKAHSLTLLEDSTEAIGSKYKGALVGTFGAAAVFDFSQPFALTCGEGGMVVTDDVDIAVAVRRHRSHRLDERSSVVVSGTPSHQAVMSDVTAALGLAQLKRIDEILERRRLIEQIYYSQVQSFEGIKDPYVGPDVTEVNWFLYQVHLGTRFSKSSRDSIVEDLRVEQVEAVAYSNPLHLQRHYFDMGYRRGDCLVTEKVADRVVALPFHVHLTTDQIAFIVATMKDASVNVGAGAAIY comes from the coding sequence ATCATGAAGCCCTATCTGGTGCATGACGCCGACCGGCAGGAGCAGGACGAAGCCGAGCTGACGCCGGTCGAAGCCAGCTTCATTCCGCTGTCCGATCCGGACATCACGACGGCGGAGATCGCAGCCGTGGACGCCGCGTTGCGCTCGCCGCGGCTCTCCCACGGGCCGCTGGTCGAGGAATTCGAGGCCGCCTTCGCCGCCTATCTTGGGCGTAAATACGCCATTGCCGTTCCGAGCGGGACTCTTGGCCTTGTCCTGGTTCTGCGGGGCTTGGGAATCGGCCCTGGTGACGAGGTGATCGCGTCGTCCTATTCGTTCCGCGAGGTCGCGCATGCGATCAGCATTGTCGGCGCCAAGCCTGTGTTCGCCGATATCGACTATTATTCCGGTACGCTCGCGCCAAGCAAGATCGAGGCGCGCATCACGCCACAGACCAAGGCGATCCTGGCCGGCAACACCAATGGCCATCCGGCCAAGTGGTCGGAGCTGCAGGCGATCGCCAAGGCACACAGCCTGACGCTGCTCGAGGATTCCACCGAGGCGATCGGCTCGAAATACAAGGGCGCGCTGGTCGGCACCTTCGGCGCGGCCGCGGTGTTCGACTTCTCGCAGCCATTCGCGCTGACCTGCGGCGAAGGCGGCATGGTCGTCACCGACGACGTCGACATTGCCGTGGCCGTGCGCCGCCACCGCTCGCACCGGCTCGACGAGCGGAGCTCGGTCGTGGTCAGCGGCACGCCGTCGCATCAGGCGGTCATGAGCGACGTCACCGCGGCGCTGGGGTTGGCGCAGCTCAAGCGCATCGACGAGATCCTGGAGCGCCGCCGGCTGATCGAGCAGATCTATTACAGCCAGGTGCAATCGTTCGAGGGCATCAAGGACCCCTATGTCGGGCCAGATGTCACCGAGGTGAACTGGTTCCTCTACCAGGTGCATCTCGGGACGCGGTTCTCGAAGTCGAGCCGCGACTCGATCGTCGAGGACCTCCGCGTCGAGCAGGTCGAGGCTGTCGCCTATTCCAATCCGCTGCATCTGCAGCGGCACTATTTCGACATGGGCTACCGCCGCGGCGACTGTCTCGTGACCGAGAAGGTCGCCGATCGCGTCGTGGCCCTGCCGTTCCACGTCCATCTGACCACCGACCAGATCGCCTTCATCGTCGCGACGATGAAGGACGCCTCGGTCAACGTCGGAGCGGGCGCGGCGATCTACTGA
- a CDS encoding SIR2 family protein: MNAPLPHIDIIRQADAEALLKDVVAKLKAGKVVPFLGPAVSEQSGAPVPMNPEALAAFFGTKVALPRRAKGNAWASAQHIESTRHRNTVTTLMTEAFATPVAPTPLQQHLASLPLPMIVDSWYDGAMRTALAGRGDWGEVQGITRAHIGEDRWYRFYDADGGESDREKASGWTTLLYKPHGGITPAKNFLITDADYVEVLTDIDIQTPIPDTVKDRRTDRGFLFIGCRFNDQLLRTYGRQVIKRSGSEHYVLVEPDTLSKNELKFFIAERLTPIAIPLARATEIIIGG, encoded by the coding sequence ATGAATGCGCCGCTTCCTCATATCGACATCATCAGGCAGGCCGACGCCGAGGCGCTGCTGAAGGACGTCGTCGCCAAGCTGAAGGCTGGCAAGGTCGTTCCGTTTCTCGGTCCGGCCGTCTCGGAGCAGTCCGGCGCCCCTGTGCCGATGAATCCGGAGGCGCTGGCGGCGTTCTTCGGTACCAAGGTGGCGCTGCCGCGCCGCGCAAAGGGCAATGCCTGGGCCTCGGCGCAGCACATCGAAAGCACGCGTCATCGGAACACGGTGACAACGCTGATGACGGAGGCTTTCGCCACGCCGGTCGCGCCGACGCCGTTGCAGCAGCATCTCGCGTCGCTGCCGCTGCCGATGATCGTCGACAGCTGGTATGACGGCGCGATGCGGACGGCGCTGGCCGGCCGCGGCGACTGGGGCGAAGTCCAGGGCATCACCCGCGCCCATATCGGCGAAGACCGCTGGTATCGCTTCTACGACGCTGATGGCGGCGAGAGCGATCGCGAGAAGGCCAGTGGCTGGACCACGCTGCTGTACAAGCCGCATGGCGGCATCACGCCGGCCAAGAACTTCCTGATCACCGACGCCGACTATGTCGAGGTCCTGACCGACATCGACATCCAGACGCCGATTCCCGACACCGTGAAGGATCGCCGCACCGATCGCGGCTTCCTGTTCATTGGCTGCCGCTTCAACGACCAGCTGCTGCGCACCTATGGCCGCCAGGTCATCAAGCGCTCGGGCAGCGAGCACTACGTCCTGGTCGAGCCGGACACGCTGTCGAAGAACGAGTTGAAATTCTTCATCGCCGAGCGGCTGACGCCGATCGCGATCCCGCTCGCCCGCGCCACCGAGATCATCATCGGCGGCTGA
- the nifS gene encoding cysteine desulfurase NifS — protein MRPVYLDNNATTRVDPEVVAAMLPFFTDQFGNASSSHAFGSEVAGAVRQARKSLQALLGAAFDHEIVYTSGGTESDNTAILSALETQDGRDEIVTTAVEHPAILTLVEHLRDKRGVTVHLIGVDAAGRLDVDAYKRALGPRTAIASVMWANNETGTLNPIPELAKLAHDAGALFHTDAVQAVGKIAIDLKATAVDMLSLSGHKLHGPKGIGALYVRKGTPFAPLVRGGPQERRRRGGTENVPAIIGLGKAAELAAKHLADEQGRVRALRDRLEQGITQGVGHCAMLGDVAQRLPNTANIAFQHLEGEPIVMRLNQAGIAASLGSACASGSMEPSHVLRAMNVPPELLRGAVRFSLSRDTTDDDIDGVLAVLPDIVGRLRETSPSWLQHHPSNAADALRPTELTQ, from the coding sequence GTGCGTCCGGTGTACCTCGACAACAACGCCACGACGCGCGTCGACCCCGAGGTCGTCGCGGCGATGTTGCCGTTCTTCACGGACCAGTTCGGCAATGCCTCGTCCTCGCATGCCTTCGGCAGCGAGGTCGCGGGCGCCGTCCGCCAGGCGCGCAAGAGCCTGCAGGCGCTGCTCGGCGCCGCGTTCGACCACGAGATCGTCTACACCTCGGGCGGGACGGAATCGGACAACACCGCGATCCTCTCGGCGCTCGAGACTCAAGACGGGCGCGACGAGATCGTCACCACCGCGGTCGAGCATCCCGCGATCCTGACGCTGGTCGAGCATCTCCGCGACAAGCGCGGCGTCACAGTCCACCTGATCGGCGTCGATGCCGCCGGGCGGCTCGATGTCGACGCCTACAAGCGCGCGCTTGGGCCGCGCACCGCGATCGCGTCCGTGATGTGGGCCAACAACGAGACCGGCACGCTGAACCCCATTCCGGAGCTGGCCAAGCTCGCGCATGATGCCGGCGCGCTGTTCCATACCGATGCCGTGCAGGCCGTCGGCAAGATCGCCATTGACCTGAAAGCCACTGCCGTCGACATGCTGTCGCTGTCCGGACACAAGCTGCACGGGCCGAAGGGCATCGGTGCGCTGTATGTCAGGAAGGGCACGCCGTTCGCGCCGCTGGTGCGCGGTGGCCCGCAGGAGCGCCGCCGGCGTGGCGGCACCGAGAATGTTCCCGCCATCATCGGCCTTGGCAAGGCGGCCGAACTCGCCGCCAAGCATCTCGCCGACGAGCAGGGCCGAGTCCGCGCGCTGCGCGACCGGCTGGAGCAGGGAATCACCCAGGGCGTCGGCCATTGCGCCATGCTCGGCGATGTTGCGCAGCGACTCCCGAACACCGCCAATATCGCGTTCCAGCATCTCGAAGGCGAGCCGATCGTGATGCGGCTGAACCAGGCCGGTATCGCCGCCTCGCTCGGCTCCGCCTGCGCCTCCGGCTCGATGGAGCCGTCGCACGTGCTCAGGGCGATGAACGTACCGCCGGAGCTGCTGCGCGGCGCGGTGCGCTTCTCGTTGTCGCGCGACACCACCGACGACGATATCGATGGTGTGCTGGCCGTGCTGCCCGACATCGTCGGCCGTCTCCGCGAGACCTCGCCGTCCTGGCTGCAACATCATCCGTCAAACGCGGCGGACGCCCTTCGTCCCACGGAGCTTACGCAATGA